CCCTAAAGAAGCTTCGTACACGAGTACTAGTAAGACCCTAAACAAACCGTAAACAAACGATAACCCCAAACATACCCTAAACAAACCCTTAACTCTAACCAAAGGCAAAACAATATTTACCCTAACACACACATTACAACTATTTATTCACTATTTATGTACATATGTCCAATTTCTTTGCTACTACTTTTAACACTAACTTATAGGTTTCAAAGACAAAGTGCAAACATTTTATGTAGATAATTTTGGTGTGTTTTCCTGATCTGCCTTTGGTACAATACAAGTTATAGGAGATAAAACGACgtagttttgtttattttttttgaccTAGTCCCTTTTCTTTCTCATTCTTCCTCGACAGAAAGAAATTTGACGGCGAAATTTTGGAGATCGACTCAATCATGTCTTCTGTCAATTCTTCATCCGTTTCAAGAGATCGAGTCGCCAAACAACATGGAATTCCCACAAGATGCAATTGCGGTAAGGAAGTGTCGTGTTTCACTTCAAGAACAGTTGAAAATCCGGGAAGATTATTCCATTCTTGTCCGTTGGGATCCAAGCAGGTTAGTCGATTATGTAATTAGCACTCATGGAGATCGACTCTATTATGTCTTCGTTTGAATCTAACTGGTTATGGCTGTTAATGATGAAGGAAAAAACCCACTTGTTCAAATGGACTGATAAGTCAGTTGTTGAGGAAATTGAATACTTCCAGGACCTCTTTGACGTGCTGCTCGTTGACAACTCCGAGTTTCATAAATCAATGGGATCTGCTGAGAGCATGATGAAATGCCATGACAGTAAAATTGAAGAGATGGAAGATGCAATTGCACGATGTGAAGAGAAGACCACAGAATGCATTAGGGAATTAAGGATCATAAAAGCTTTGTTCTTGTGTTGTTTGGTGGTGGTGTTCATGTACCTTATCTTTGCATGATCTTGATGTTTAAGACTATGTTTTTCTTCTTGTGTTGTTTGTTGATTATCATCTACTAGAACCAAATTGTCACTAACATAGATCGATTTCTCTCAAGAGTTTAGCAAATACCAAATTGCAAAATATGTTGTTCCACAGAATatcaataagaaaaaaacacagaaaCATAACAAGTTAATGTGTTTATACTTCCATACCAATGGGTAAATCGCATGTCCATCTCTTGTGTCCTTTGTTACCACAACGGCTGCACTTGtgctttttattcttttttgatCCTTGAGAAGATTTTATCTTGTCTTCTACTGATTCATGCCTTCTGTTGGTCGACCAGCACTCTTTCTTGTCTCTGGTGGTAAAATCTTGGCAAGTTTAACCTCAGCTGGGACCTTCCATTCAGACTGTGGAACTGCTATTGGGTTAATGCTTTCCTCATAGGCGGTTCTCCACGCTGTAGTGCTGTAAAAGGCGTCGGTAAATCTGTGTATTTCCAAACCTGTGTGAACAAAAAAGTGAATTATTGGAGTCTATATACAGAAAAATAGGTCCCAAGTTAATGTGTTTATACTTCCATACCTCGTGAATAAATTGCTGGAATGGCGTGTCGGCAAGGAATTTTTCCTATATCGTACTTCCCACATGTGCATGTTCTTCTTTCCAAATCAACATGACAATCATATATGTCTCCTTTCACCACCGATTTGACGTTGTCAGTCTtgtaaaccttaaacccttttGCCTTCACAATTCTCCTATCTATCTTTTTCTCCACCTCAGCCGTTAAAGGATCAAGATGCTTTGAGCTTACCAGGCGACGCTCATAGAATCATCGAGTCAACAGTTCTCTTATACTATCTAGCAAAGGAATAACCGGATATTCTCTAGGTACTCTCAAGACTGAATTTATTGACTCTGCAGGGTTTGTGGTCCTAATGTCGTACCTGGATCCAGGGAACAGAGAACGAGCCCATTTGCGCACATCAGCCTCCTGTAGATATCTTCCAAGCTCAGGACTCATATCAAAAATTTGGGTGATATGTTCCTCAAATTCAGTGAACCTATATGCCCGTGAAGCCTTTTCAACTAAGGCAGTGAACCCTTTTGTCTTGAAAAATGCAACCACATTGGTCAACAAGTGATGAATGCATATTCCATGTGCTGATCGCGGGTAGACAGTCCCAATCGCTTTAGCAATAGATGAATTTCTATCTGAGACAAAAGCCAAGTCTTGACAGTCAGCAATAACCACTTTCAACTGTCTGAAGAACCAACCCCATGAATTGTCATTCTCTGAATCAACAACTCCAAATGCAATCGGATACAAGTTAGAGTTACCATCTACAGCAGTAGCAACAAGTAGAACTCCtctgtatttatttttcagaaaagtTCCATCAACAACAATCACCCTTCGCATTGCATTGTAGTATCCTCTAACTGATTGCCCAAATGACATAAATAGATACATGAATCTCCCCTTGTCATTAATTTCATAGTGGGTATGCGTACCAGGATTAGCTTCTTTAAGTATATGCAAATACGATGGTATTTTAGCATAACTGCGATCTGGTATACCTCTAACAGCTGCAATAGCAAACTCCCGAGCTTCCCAAGCGTGCCCATATGTAATCTCACAACTATGGTCCAATCTCATAAAGTCAATGATGTCATTTGGTTTTGGGCCATCGTTGGCATCACCGTATCGATGTTGTATTAGTCTCCCAATTGTTCTTGCCGATGCTGTTTTTCCGAAATTGCTTTTCTTTGAAGGTGCACATGAATGTCGTTCCTCACACCGGTTGATCATGAAATATGCAGACCCGTCCAGACCTTCTGCACGCACACTCCAATTGCATAATGCATCCTTACATCGGCAATACCACCATTTTCTCGTGGATTTGATAACAGTGTAATCGAAATTATTCTTCATCGCCAAAATTTCCATTGTTGCCTTCAGAACCTCTTTACTTTTGAAAAGTTGATTCTTCTTCATGAAATCTCCTCTCCACTCTCGACCAGACTTTTCACTTTCTCCATTATTTTGAGAATCTCCAATTTTTTTACTCCTTAAACCAGCATCACGACAACCATCAGCGGCGACATGATCCTTCTTTCTACCACAAGACTCCTTTGAGGGCTTCACAAACGCGGCTCCATTTATCTCAGGAACTTCTTCATCCTCCACATTACTTGAATCACACGGCTCCCTATTCAAATCAATATTGATCCGTTCGTTTTTATTTACGCCAGAACCAGAGAACGTGACGCACAAGGTAGTAGATGAATCCCTCTTCGCATAAGCCACAAAATTAGATGATTGGCGATCATTGGTGATAAAAATTGGAGGATTCCCTCTTTGATTCACTATCGAGTAACTGAACTCGGCATTAACAACATTATGGTCCACCCCATAATCTTCACACACGATCCTCTTGACCACCACCAATGGAGTAGTAGTTTCTAATGTTACCATTCGACCACCCCTTGCTTTCTCTACCACGAAACTCCACTCTTCACTGCAATCAGACACCCATTCCCCGCATTTAACATATATTAGAACCATGATGTATGATGTATTGATGGAGAGAAGAGATGATTTTGTggatgaagaagagagaaagcaaactgttgagaaagaaagatcgtgggaggagaagaagaacgtGATTTTaggagaaaatatttttttgaaagatttagggtagatttagtttagatttaggaaacTTCTGTAAccgaaaatggaagtttccatattttcacgatttgcctaGAATACGTGTACTACCTACCCAGAACACCGTATAATAGGTGAGAACTCTATTCTACCTTCAGGCGTCATATATGGTAAAAGGTATAACAGGTTATGACACGTAATGTAACCGAGCTCTGTGATTGAGTTGTGGTTATATCTCGTTTTCTAGCTTTAGGTACACCAAAGAAATCTTTCTTGATTATAGCGTAGCTGATTCTATCTTTGTCAGGGTATAGAAGAAATGTTATATTACGATATATAGCATGGATATATCTGTGTTTTAAATTTAGAATCCGAACTATAAACTTAGTAAACTGCCAGAATGAGTATTCTAACTGTAGCcagaagataaaataaaatataattcaaatttttttttaaaaaaaattaaccttaTATATTGTCATACTTATGTTTCCTACagttctaatattttttttatatttttaaaactctatttactatttttctcataAAACAAGGATAAAATATGTCCAAAAttgccaaaagtatgaaaatctTATTGTGAAAAACAAAAGTTCAAAGTGTCCCATTTTTCCAATTCTTCCtatatatatctaatctattaaaacaggaGTACAAAAATGAATTGACCCTCACTTTTCCCTAATAATTACATTACTATGCCATTGGCTTAATAAATTGTCCTTTTATTATTCCTAAAACATCTAGAAAAACCACGGCACTTACTCTTAAATCAATATTGGAAACATTCGAAACTGTTAATAGATCACTAAATATTCCTAAAATCATTGAAAATCATACTAACTTAACATAACAACGCCCTAATTAAAGCTATcacattaataataataatatctacTTGCTAAACCGGCTTTAGTATATTATACattggaattttttttagtatattcctataataataactagattttgacccgctcgaccgagcgggtggcaaatttttttttgtttatactaaatattatatatggtttGTAATGTGTGTACTagtataacatatttaaaaataataatgtgcTTAATTACGTCGAATAACTTTTTGCGATCTACAGTAAATTATATGACCAATATTTATTAgacatcatataaacaaatcaaacatttgtataattagatcatataagcaaatcaaacatttgtataattagattatgtataaaatatctagaagttaaattttttgaatatgACCCGATATATCCGTacaaatgtattttaatttttatggctcaaaatttatgataatgtataacaaaattgttttatatattatttaaaatatatggtgctatatattttatattttcaacatttatcatactgaacttacatattaattatttccaaacacacacacatatatacgaaaatagaaaaaaatgaataatataagttaggtttattaattattgttgccaagttttttatttcgaatttgattttggaaatgtatttattaaacagaaaaaaacaaaaaattataaaaggtAACACACATTAAATAGAATTCGATTTTGGAAATgcattaattaaacaaaaaaagacaaataatttttaagaaacacacatcaaataactgaaaaagacaaacactAATATAGaaagattaattaaatattcagtGGCATCCCATtgtaaataacaataaaaactaagggatatttttaaattgtacttctattttaataatagagatacTTGATTTCCATTTCGTGTTATAGAGACAAACAGTGAGTATCTCTactaaataataacaaaatttagtaTATTCTTATTCTACAATTTGCAAAtcataattttgaataatttaatttagATTTCCTTGTGTCCTCAACATCTCACCTAAACAACTATATATACCCTTCATAACTCGTGGAGCTTATTCATATTCAGAGAAGAGACTCTTAAAATGCAAATTTTACTCCTCTAAAAAACATCTATATTACTAAAACTGAAGTATAAATTAGgtttgtttagaaatatagataagaactttaaaaatatgtttgtttggaaacttatCAGTTTAAATAATAGGTTTGTTTGGAATCATAAatagcagttttaaaaaataggtttatttggaaacatagataacaatatattaaaaaagaataaatttatgttattaagaaaaatttaaaatctattatattatgagaaactatttatttgtgtcaactttaaaatatacgaaaatgagctaatctaattatccaaaaatatcatttgtctaaaataatcagaaaacaaaatttaaactttatatacatatttcaaatcaaaataataatttaaaattgatttatatcaaaaattatgatgtttgatgtgtttttaaaggaaaaaatagattgtgaatttggggtggacgttcgggtacccattcggttCGGTTTAGGTCTGTTTGGGTTTCTGGTTtccgaggtcaaagatttcagtctcattcggatatttctaaattttggttcgatTCGATTCAAATTTTTGCGGGTTTGTTCATCTtcggataacctatttaaattcattatatactttgaatttctcaaactatataaaaaaagttatatattacatataaatttgaataacatatatcagaatacctgaacttaacatataaattggtttaatttaaatatttggataaaaatcaataattatgttaagtatttttggtgatttgagtatactttaactattttagatatttacattttactatttatatatattttcaattgtttaaaccaacttatatgtaccatatatatattctggatgtttttatatacattaaatctaaaaataatatatatataagtatataaatatatttcaaatacattcaggtatctgaaatatttcggtttggatcAGATTCAGTTCAgttatctaaataccaaaattatgatatttaatcaatttcggtttggttttataCTTCATTTTGGATCGAGATcggtttgatttttaaaattcggatttttttccaactctaatattgacatgaaaacaacatattttataaaaatatatacccgcacgggcgtgcgggtcaaaatctagtatatattaaagttgaaatacacaattggattgtttggaaacaaagatagtagaataaataagatatgtttggaaacatagatagtagagatgtgtactttcttttatttacacatttagttattgtattttcaataaattaataacaaatgagaattgtttagaaacatgaataatatatttaatacttcattttatttaaacatttagccattgtttttacaataaattaaacaacattctttctatatttctttttatttacaattctgtcactatatttacaattctttttatttacaattatttatggtgaaaataaaaacacaaactgaaatataaatagtatattatataaagcaaattttaaaaacagtattattaccttatttagtttagtcaaatataaaaatttcaaaagtttaattttcaaaaacaaatatcataaaattaataaaaattcatagaaaactaatgcaaaaaattaaaatttttgaacatggataaaagtatgtcaagaagaaaaaagtaatgggttatgttattaataaatattggaaatccattatataagttttaaaatatacaaaatgaactaatctaattacctaaaaacattgttttgtctaaaataatcataaaataaaaattaaagttgatttatatcaaaaattgatttaaaatacgcatatattcaaaattttattttactaaaatattttccaataaccattattaaaaaatgtttttaatatatataagaaaaatacaacaaaaagattaatttcatataatttaaattatagtttttatatttcacatttaactttaagaatataatatatgtgattatttataagatggtacatataaaatactattaattatataattatttaaatgatggaccaatacaattaattatatgatgatatatatatgatacataatagtgactaggtatgggcgttcaggtatccattccgtTTCGTTTTGGATCTGTTTGGATTTCGGATATctgaggtcaaagatttcagccccatttatatatttctaaatttcagttcaaattatgactagggctgggcgttcatgtatccattcgggttcttTTCgcatctgtttgggttttgggttttcggggtcaacgatttcagccccattcatcagttcggataacccatttaaattattttttaaaaattctttatatattttgaatttcttaaaatctgtaaataaaataatatattgtatataaatctgaataacatacgtcagaatacctaaacttaacatataaatcggtttggattaaaattttggataaaaaatcaaaaattattttaaatatttggtgttttgagtgtacttccacaatgttagatatttatatttgactattttttatatattttcaagtatttaaaccaacctaaaagtatcatatatattctggatgtttttatatacattaaaactaaaaataattaatatatttataagtatataaatctttttcggatatattttgatatccaaaatgtttcggttcgaattggttatggtttcggttgtctaattatcaaaattttgaataatttggatgtttaatcaatttttggttcgggtttggtattactctttcagatcgtgatcggttcggttcttcagatttgaatttttaattcagctttgatattgacatgaaaaataaatagtaatatatttttgaaatatacaacCGCACGGGCGTAAGGGTCATAATCTAGTTGTTAATTAAGTTGTTAACATATCTTAATTCTCCCcaacaatttaaatttatatattcacaataataataaacaaatattttgaaatattgatTGTACAATCCGACATCTTTAAACTTATTTCCAAactatataaataacaaaacaacAGAATATTGTCATGTAAATAAATCTTGGTTttctctaatatatttttcgaatataatttttttataacagtacaaaaattacaaatttaatagttttttgaactttatgta
This genomic stretch from Raphanus sativus cultivar WK10039 chromosome 3, ASM80110v3, whole genome shotgun sequence harbors:
- the LOC108845066 gene encoding uncharacterized protein At4g04775-like, which codes for MSSVNSSSVSRDRVAKQHGIPTRCNCGKEVSCFTSRTVENPGRLFHSCPLGSKQEKTHLFKWTDKSVVEEIEYFQDLFDVLLVDNSEFHKSMGSAESMMKCHDSKIEEMEDAIARCEEKTTECIRELRIIKALFLCCLVVVFMYLIFA
- the LOC108845065 gene encoding uncharacterized protein LOC108845065 — its product is MVLIYVKCGEWVSDCSEEWSFVVEKARGGRMVTLETTTPLVVVKRIVCEDYGVDHNVVNAEFSYSIVNQRGNPPIFITNDRQSSNFVAYAKRDSSTTLCVTFSGSGVNKNERINIDLNREPCDSSNVEDEEVPEINGAAFVKPSKESCGRKKDHVAADGCRDAGLRSKKIGDSQNNGESEKSGREWRGDFMKKNQLFKSKEVLKATMEILAMKNNFDYTVIKSTRKWWYCRCKDALCNWSVRAEGLDGSAYFMINRCEERHSCAPSKKSNFGKTASARTIGRLIQHRYGDANDGPKPNDIIDFMRLDHSCEITYGHAWEAREFAIAAVRGIPDRSYAKIPSYLHILKEANPGTHTHYEINDKGRFMYLFMSFGQSVRGYYNAMRRVIVVDGTFLKNKYRGVLLVATAVDGNSNLYPIAFGVVDSENDNSWGWFFRQLKVVIADCQDLAFVSDRNSSIAKAIGTVYPRSAHGICIHHLLTNVVAFFKTKGFTALVEKASRAYRFTEFEEHITQIFDMSPELGRYLQEADVRKWARSLFPGSSSKHLDPLTAEVEKKIDRRIVKAKGFKVYKTDNVKSVVKGDIYDCHVDLERRTCTCGKYDIGKIPCRHAIPAIYSRGLEIHRFTDAFYSTTAWRTAYEESINPIAVPQSEWKVPAEVKLAKILPPETRKSAGRPTEGMNQ